The sequence ccaaaagcTTCAAAATTGACCAAACAGATAATAATCTTAGAAGATAAGAAACAGAGTCAAGAAGAAGAGCTAGCAGAGTACCAGAAGCAGTTGGAAGCTTTGCGTTCTACTTGTGAAGAGCTGAAAGCCAAACTGGATAGCAGAATAGCAGCAGAGGAGCACTTTGCTTTGGTGAATGATTTAAAAAGGTATGAGTTTACGTACGGTGCACAAACAATTCTGCAAAGCATTCACATGAACAGATCCGCATACACATCACTCTGTAGGTAGGAGGTGAGTGGAAACTTATGCTGGTAACCTATGAAGGTAACTACCAAAGTACAAAGAaaggtaaagaaatatttcaaaaatactgTCTCGCTTTTTATAGACAATTAAAATTGCAGAAGGAAATGCCAGCTCTAGAGACATCGGTAGAAGTGTTTCCACCATAGAGTATGTACTGCTAATGTACCTTTTTAAACAGTAGAAGAGGAGGcattaaaaataggatttttgtCAAATCTAGTTACTTCTATCAACAGTGTATATAAATGTTCTCATTCTTTTGTTCCCATCTTTGGGAAAATGTCTGAAGGATCCTGAAATTCTAaactaaaaatactgtttctccAGTCTTTACAATGTGGAAATAACACAAAACAACAAAGTGCTGTCATGCAGTATAGTCTGTAAAGTAATGTTTTTCTAAAGACATTCTGtaaatttgtttgctttcaaGCCTAGGATAGTGCAAGTTACTGTTTCTTGGTACAGTGCCTTCCTGAGAAGTTCTCAGAGCTTTTTTGGCATTGCTagtaatttctttgaaaaaaaccaaTTAGGAAGGGAATACATTTGGACTATATaggatatttttataatttaaactCTCTCAAGTGCAGTCAGGATGAATTATTTGAATAATTCTGTTTGTATTATGCTTTATTCATGATTTGATATGTCATGAGGTTGTAATACCGCTCTGATGTCACCACTGAACATTAAGCATTCTCAATGTATCTTTTTCATACCTTCAACATAGGTATCTTAGGGTAACTTAGCTTTTTAGTGAAGCAGGTCTATACATGACGCCTGTTCTACGCTGTTGGTTTTTGCAGCCATTTACAAcaggaacaggagaaaaagcGCTGTGAGGTGGAAAATCTAGTAGGAAAGATAGCATCACTGCAAGCTCAAAACAAGAAACTGCTTTTAGAGAAAAATACCTTCATGGCTGACAACAAGATCCTGGAAGCTGAGATGGAAATGACACAAAAGACAAACAGGTCATATCACATTCTCATTTTCTTATGTAGATATacttacatttctaaaaataacagcagaaatatCTCTAAAAATATTGTCTGATATGCCAGAGTGTGTAATTTCTACCTACTAcagaaaaaacatgtttcctAAAGTCATCTTTGTCACATTTAAGGCCTGGTCGTAAAGTAACTTTGCTAAGCTTTATATGTTTTCATGCACACTTTTCTATGTCTACGTGCAAATTAAGAATATATCTTTAATGCTAGTAGTTAGCTATAGTAATTAATAATTTGTGTACTCACCTGAAGAATAGGGTATTACACGCTTTGCAGACCTTCTCATGCATCCGAGTGGTTCCGAGTTGGGCTCTCAATActtcaaaaagtaaaaacaataatATTGTTATATTTCTTAAGAAATACGAGCTTGTAGCCATTGCACAAATTGTTCTTTTGAAtcattgttgctgttgttattcaCACAACATATTGTAAAGAATAACAGCCCCAAAAAGTGGGAAATGATACTTTCAGCGCTGCAGATATTTTGAGCCAATGCATCTTTAATAGTATATTTGATTGTTGGAGACTTGTACAAGTTGATTTGCAATGCAATGCAAGTTCTTTTAATGCCATTATTAATTCCCAAtctgaaaattttcctttttctgtaattttataggagattaaagaagaaaataggtCTTTTGAAACTGCAGTTGGAGGAAGCAATGGAAAAAGAAGTTGCAGCCCATCACTATCTAACAAATCTTATTGGTTTGGTGGAGAAGATAGCTCGGGAGCGTGATCATCTTATTTTTTTGGTAATTACCTTTAAATAATTAATACGACTTAATTGATATTTCACGCACTTATCCTGCTAGCACAACTTATTGTTAATTTGCATTATCAAAAAAGAAAGCTATAAATAGCTAAATCCTTAAACTGAAATTAAGTAGACTTTTGTAAATAGGACAGGAGCAGCAAAAGATTATTTTCTAGAAGAGTGGTTAAAAGCAACTACCCTAATTTCTGGAGATAACGTAATTAAGCCTTAACTCACAGCAGCATTAGGATCTGCAATGGTATATATCaagtttaaaagaattttttaatctgattttagaGACTGGCTTCAATTGTTGAAGCTACGTGTATTAAAAATATCACACAATCATAAATTTTCCATACATGTTTCTGGATCTTAAGGTAAGCTATTATCCTCGAAGTGATCTGTATGGACCTTCTACTGTGGAAGCACATGCACGTTATTGCTCCTTTTTGGTGAGCAGTCATTTTGACAGGCTGGTTGAGAGTTTTGGAACAACTTCTGTTTAGTGGAAGTGTCTGGCATGGAAGTTACTGGGCTTTTTATAGGCACACTTTGTTTCCTTTACAAGATCTTGGACAAAGTTTCAATTTTACATATTGGTACTCTGTCTTCAAATTGGTCCTGGAAACCATTTCACAAAACTTTGTTAAAATAAAGCTTCTTTTGCCTCTGTTGTTCAAGTCGTAGACAAAGGTTGTCATCAGTGTTGGGTAAAAAGATTCTGTAGCCGTTAATTCCTAATTGTAGAAGAGGAGCTATGGTGACCCAACTCAAATCCTTGTCCACTGCAAACTGGACTTCAGGATTGTGAAACTAGGCACAATAAATGTCTCCTAGGAATTAGGGGAACTGGTTCTTATCTCTCAATCTCTGGTATATCTACTTTCAAATATTCAGCATACCGCAATAGAAATACCACAGAGATCCAGAATTACCTGTAAGTACAAGGTGTACCATTTGGCTTAATAATACTCTAGTAGATGTTCAGAATACTTCTAGCAGTAAAAGCCTGTTTCAGAAAGAACGATGTCTTAACATAACCTTAATTGCCACAAGGTAGTATAAACCCTATCTTTGCAAGTGTGCAGTATTTGACATCATATTCTTCCCTTCTGAAACCTGCACCTGAAAGTACACACTAGAAAATCAAGTTTCATGCCTGTGCAAAAAGCTCAGAGTGGGTCTGTGGAAAGCAGCCCAAAATGCAGTCAACTATGGCCAGTCTTTCTTTAGATGGGTATAAACTGATCCAGCAATTAGAAACCAGTCCTGTCATGCAAAACagaatttctctcttccttttggaTCACATTCTCTTGTGTATGTATATGAAGATGATACATACTTACTTGCTGTCCATTATTTCTCCATCTTGTGGCTTAGATACTAAACAGtgcacaagtcttttttttttttttgttataaattcACTGTGTCTGGGCTGATAGCAGAGATGCTCTGAGACAAACTTTTCTACTGGAATAGTCTAGTATCAGTAAAATCTTTAAATATCCAGTTTACTTTGCTGCCTGGTAGAGCTGAATCAGAACAACCTGTTCCTACTTTTAATCACTGAACTTAAAACCTACCTTGGCAGAAAGTTAGACTGCAGGTATCTTGTAGTCAGGTAATCTGATAAGGTTGTCTAATGGGAAGGcctagaaaacaaaaatgtttaattagAGCCAGACCCTAATGATTATGAAGAGCCACTACTGAGCATGACGTATAATTAAAAAAGTATTATCATGCCCCCCACCTCAAAATTCACTAGTGTCAGGTTTATTTACTCAGTTCAGCTACTGCTATTTACCCTAgctttaatcttttttaattCACTAAATGAATTAAAGCGTTAAAATTCATTTTATGCAGATTTAATCCAGAAGGACAGGGACAGCAGAAAGGGTACAGCACTCTAAGAAATTAGCCTATATTCTTCCTTaatgaggcttaaaaaaaaaaatccgtagtAACCACATCtccacaaaaataaatggataGTCTTAAATTTACTGTTTCCAGGAACAGTACTGATAAAGCCAGtaaaacagagcagcaaatttatttaaaacaattttgataGTGCAACACTGATGATGAACTGTAGTTAGCAGCTGTCAAAATGAttcttttattgtattgtatgaTTCAGCTACCACACAGTAAATCAGAATGTCACTGACTGAGCACGAAGCTTACAAACTCCAGCAATACTAGTTAATTTTTACTTCTGTGAAAGGAGATGTGTCTCTGGAATGATACGGGTAGTTCAAGGAGGTCAGACATTGCTGATTCTAAAACCTGGTTATTTCTCTCTTGAATGCTTTCAGTGgacttaattttaaaactgtaagagGTTTCAACTGTTATTTCATTGTTTACAGCTTATGCAGTTTTTGTTGTGTTTACTTTTTATATCTGAGAGAGAATgttgtgcttttgaaatgatggcAACAGCCATAAGACAGAAGCGTTTCAGAAGTCACATGTCAGATTCCTTGCCTGAACCCCTGCCAATTTCAAGGGCTCTTTTGAGAGCAGACTACTAAGTCTGACCCAGAAGGATGAGTCTCATGCATACAAATGGGATCCCTACATATACATACATCCATCCATCTGtagaaaaatatgcagaattgGTTGGGTTTACAGTATCACTAGCTATGATCCTTTAGAATAAAACTGTTTCAAGGTATTAGTTTGTTAGATAGTATTTGCAGTCAGTTGACAAATTATTAATTAGCCAttattagaataatttttaagatTCTTTTTCCATCTTGGTTCTTCAGACTACTGGAGCTTAAAACAGAATAGCTTTGTCTTCCTCAGTGTATGTATTTTGTCTGCTCTAAAGTAGTGATTACATTAAGTTGTGTATACTATATGTTTGCAGGCCAAATGTTTGGAAAATGAGAATCATGGTGTTCTCAACAAAATAGTAGAAGGCAGTCTACGCTTaggaaaattggaagaaaaagttAAGGTAAGCAGTATTTCTAAGCTAAACATTAtgtaaaaacattttggttttttaaatgagaaaagtcAGTAGTTAATCTGTGTCAGTGTTCTTACAAAAGACTTACGGATTATTTTataaagagtttttaaaaagcaaaatagatcATCATTATAATTTTCACAAATATCTTTTTCCATTGTGTTTGTACATTGCATGTCTGCCAGGTCATTGCACTTACATCATTACCTGGAGAATTATGACtagttgtaaaaataattaaaaattatactttatttgtatttcattttactcTGTAGTGTAGCccagtttttctctcttctactttTCTGAGGTTGTACTAATGTTTCAACTTGAAGTCCAGTACAATTACATTTGGAAGAATGAAAAACATCTCGAGTGTACAGTTATCCTCTAGTGCTTTCATATGGCCGTAGGGTAGGAGGTTTAGAAACACAGAGGATGTTCAAACATCTAGCCTAATTAGAGAATACATTATAGGTTATCTTTACAACTGTCTAAACAAATACAAGTGCGTAATTGCAGTATAACAGCGTATAGCGTGAAATACAGTTGAAACTTCTATGTTTTAACGTTTTTGGTGCCACAGTAATTGCTTTTACTGTAAACtcaaaaaaggaaggagaaggataGCTAGCATATTTGTTTCTATATATAGAAGGTAACATATATTactttcaaaagctgttttgtaCTAAGTCAAGTTTGTGCAGTTTACCCAAAAGCAGAGAGTCTCCATACATTGCACTTTTCCAGTCGAGACCAACACTGCTATTCCTGCATCAAATGACACAAACACGCACCACTATGTTAACAGAGACCAGCTCCTTCTGCAATTCCCTTGTAAGGATCAACACAGCCCAGGAATTagcaacaaagaaaataaaccaaatcgTAGATGTAAAGAGAGAGCAGTAACCTGAAAAATAGCTAGAATTTGTAAGGAATCCTTCATAAGATAACTAAATGCATGAAACACTACTGTAAAAGAACTCTCTAATTATACTAATACAGCTATAAAGTTTTTAGCCATTTTTCACCCTCACTCATGTCTGTCTAAATTTAGAAAACATCCTCCCTACCAAGAAAGTGGCTTGTATTCTtcttaaatacagattttctgcAATTTAATAGATCTGTGACTACTATAAGAGATAGAGAAGAGACTGGCATAAACTTAAGAATATTTATATGCAGTACATGCTGTGAATTTTAAgtgcaaaaccaaataaaattaaaaaatccttcttACCCCATCAACTGTTAATGGAAATTAGAAAAAAGAGCCTGTAAATAAAGTTCTTAAATATTGCTGTTTCTATTTAGTGAAAGTAGGACTAATCTACTTGCAAaacttttttgttcttaatttttgtCAGTGAAGCAGTCAGTCACAAAACACCTTAAAATATCATCTACTTTTTGGTTATCATATTAATTGAGCTTTGCTAAAAGCTagtataatttctttctttgctgaaaaCACCTTAATTTCTTAAACACCTCCAGCCAGGTAATCCACTTTTCTAAATAGAAGCTTTATTAATTTGTTCTCTTCAGTGATTTATGGAAAGTTatgggttgtggttttttgttttacagattaaaaaaaaattcataagtCTAAATACGTTGTCAAGTTTTTAGTTTGGTTCTTTTTAGTCACGAGACTTTTTTAATCCCAATGTGTAATGCAGTTCCTCAAACAGGACTGGCCATATTGCACACACTGCTTTTTCAGGTCCTGCTGATAAAAATTCAGGTGAatgtggaaagacaaaaggattCTTCACTTGGAAGATAGATGTTTGCCTTCACAGTTCATGCACAGCTCTAACAACCGTGAAACCTGAACAGCATCTTACTTTAAGATTACATACTTCCTACTTAGTTGAATGAGATAGGCTGGAGGTCTCATTAGTCTGATTATATCATCTGGAGTAATACTATTATCAGCTGCTTCAGGAAATCACAAATTGGGTGACTGCCCTGTATGTTGAGTTACAGGATAAACCTCTTATGAGGTTTTTAGGTGTAATCTGTCTACAGtgataatagtatttaaaaagcattcatttttctcAAAGGGTGATATGACCATTGGTAACGCGAGTGTTACACTATTTCTTATCTTAGAAAAGGGTGTTTTGCATTAGCTTTTAGCCATCTTCAGCTATTTCAGTGAGATACAAGAtaagaaatacaaattatatCCTATGAATTAGAGCATGCAGTCCTCGGGTTATGATGAGAGAAAAGCTTCTAGCTAACAGGTTTGAGTTATTTACAAGTGCCTACAATGTGACTCTGTATTTTCTACTTTTTAGACATAACCAGGTATCTTAGGTTTACCTTTTGGTGAATTCGTTGCCTCATATCTCAGCATGCACAGGCTCATCCAAAACCATGTTAAAGGTCAGATGCACTGTGTGTGTGTCAAAAGATTCTCTGGGGCTTCTTTCACATCACTGCAAATGTTGtttgaggggaggaaagaaggaaggctAGGTGGGACAGCCATTCTTCACTGGAAACCACTGGCACATACCCCGTGGCCAGTGGTCGTCTGAAAAGCTGCAATTCCATTCCCTTTAGATAGCTTCCCTCTGAAGTCAGGTCATTTGTGCTTTTTGCACATAAAAGTGGGATCTGGTCTTCTGGTCCGGAGTTGTTCTTTTTAGTGAATTCTTTTGGAGAAAGTAAATGAACAAAAttcctgttgtttttgtttttcattaagaaacCTCAAAATAAATCAAGATCTGGCAGATCTGTTATTAAACAGAGAATCACTGTGAAAGTCTAAGTAACAGGTTATTgctaaaataaaacccaaaaccacgcagatatttatatacacagctttattttaaacatattttaaactgtGTATGCTTAAGTTAGGTAGCAAATTAAAAGTTATTCTCTTTTATAAATACCCATTTTTAGTTTGGGACTTAGCAATTACTGTAAACAAACTTTATAAAGTCATTCACTGTGCAAAATGTTTTGTAGGTTATCAGTACAACCATACGAAATTCAGAAAATAACAGTAGAGCAGTATCAAATAGGTTGAAtacaaatattcagaaaaataaatcatttttgcACAGAAACTATGTTAAGGAAACAAAACtggtattttcaaaacaaattcgATTCATTTCTACTTTTATATACTTTGGATAGGTAATTTTTCAGGCATACTGGatcatgaaaaatattaaagcttacttaaaaacatctttaattgGCCCTTTAAGATTCAGCTACAAGCTTCTTTGTCATAATTCTCATAACtcaaaacttttctgaaaaatctgattGTGGAGCAGAATATTTAATGCAACTTTGTTTCCGTTTGACATCAGAAAAGATTTGACTCAAACCTGAACTAGCTTACAATGGGactcttgtttttaaacaggtCACACACAGAGCATTTCTGATctccatctgtttttaaaaacagtgacAATGTATTTGATAAAAACagggtgtgtttggttttttttaaataataaataacctTCAAATATCTGTTCTAATCGCAGTTAATGAGATAGTGGTCTAAACTTAAGGAACAGGGATAGTAGCCTTCATctttttagtaaaagaaaaaacacaacaatAGCATGTTGTCATTTTGCCAGTATTCACGTAAGTTATTGTGgtttaacaaaaatatatatgtcATACTACACGCATTTTTAACAGTCCATAAAGGTTAAAGTCTGCGATTAAGTTGTTTTATGGTTCAGTTAAAAATTTACCAATTGATAAAACACTGCGTATCATCAGCTTTGTGAAGAGCAGTCACAAATTCCGTGGCAGAGGCACTGGCAGAAGATATACACGAGACATACAGTTAGGCTGGAGGGAACAAAACTCACACACACAACACCTAGAGTCACTTTCTTAATCACTAGTAAAATAGATCCCAAGAGGGAGGAAACTAAAGTAACGAAATCCGAGCAGCCATACCAGTATTCTGGGTACATGCTTGCATAGCTTTGAAAAGAGATCTTGGTCCAGCTGACTCCTAGAACTTGGAGATACTGACTCAGTGCCACGGTCAGCATAATAATCGGAGGCAGTACCTTGACTGGAAGTCCTTGGGGAGTCTCTGTACTTCCATAATTGTAATTACTAAGCAGTTTGATGATCCATGGGAAGAACTTGAGGAAGCCAGATTTTTTGGTGTTAAAACTACTTCTTTACAGTCAGAAGTCCatgctgttttgtcttttaatatgAGCTTGAGAAGATGCACAAAATTATTCTTTGCATCATGACCATTGTATAATAGCAGATGATTTTATTTAAACCTTTTAAGTTTCACGTCTCTTTTATAGAGATTGTAAGCATAATTGAAAAAAGGAAGATCTCTGAATCAGAACATGAGAGTAGCAGATTAACCCTTCTGCCCTAATTTTTATCatatattgttgtggtttaacctcagttggcaaccgagtaccacacagccgcacgctcactcctccccccctgccccggtgggatggaggagagaattggaagagtagaagtgagaaaaactcgtgggttgccAAAGGAACAGGGGTTAAAGTAAGTCCCCCTTGCACCTATTCATCCCACACACTGTTAGCATCAGTGTAGGTGGCTGTCTCCTCCTTACATGCAAACTTTgagcaaaaccaaccaaacaaaacaccccacagAACTACTTTTTTTCCAAGATTATTTAATTATCTGGTAGGATAACATCTGATAGCATACGCACCCGTATTTTTGTCCCAAATTACCAAATTACCAATTGGGAAATGCAAGGGCCCAGGTAGTACAGCATATAATACTGCAACACCTATTTTCCCTTCATTCCAGGACACGTTCAAGATCTTTCAGACTTTGTGATGTTAGCTGAAGTATACAAAGAATCCCTAAATGAGCCTTGTAAGTATATGTCACTATTTTGTATACTAGGTAGCTTATTCCCCAGAGTTAACGGTGTTTGCATAGGAAACAGGAATTATAACGAAAATTGAAGGAAAACGCATTCATCTTACCGATAAGGAAACATCATTAGAAACAAGTATTCTTTCCCCCAAGTTTTCTTTTCACACACCTGCAATGGTCCATACACACAGGAGAGAGAGACATGCCCAAATTTACTCTGGCTTTTGTCTGAAACTGTTTCAGTTTCCTCATACTTCTCTATCTACTCAGTCATAACTGTGAACTTTGGTAGATTATTTGTGTACTTTGCCACTCATACAAAAGTACTGCTACAAATCCGAGAAGAGATGAATATCCCATCATTTTGGCCATGTATCTCAGGCATTCTGAACCACCTGCTGAGTAGAACCTATCTTTCCATCATTACTACAAAATCATCCATTCCCAAGGTCTCTCTAATGAGCCCAGGAAAAAAGGGTCCTCTTAGGAGACTAGACAGAATGATAGCACAGTGCCTACCCTGTGTGACTGTGTGTGGCTTGTTTTGAGCATATGGAGTAGTATCATAAAATTTTTTACTAAAACCTACTGCTTGCTAACCTATTTTAGTGTATTCATTTTAGAGGTATTTTCCAATATGCTTTAGCCAGCCACAGACACTGCCTCTATCACAGCAGATTAATTTTTCCTTGCTTCATCTAAATCACTGTGCTTAACTCTTGAGTGATGTCTGTGAGGATGACCAGCAGCTAGAAGTCACCTTTGATCTCCACAGAAACATGCTTTCATCTCTGGCAAGTGGCTTTTGTGAGCATAGTTTGCTCTTTCCCTCTCCATCACCGTCATAACAGACTTCTGGTTTTCCAGACATTATCCTGAACTATAACTGTGGTAGAGAGTCATATAATGATGACAAACCCCAAAGGTTAACCAACATCCAAAGCTGCAGAAAAGTTAACCCCTCTAAGGATTTTAAGAATTCCCCTACCTATTTCTAGAGTTGAGCAAAGGCATaagccctcaaaaaaaaaagcttatataaatatacttttttttctccctgtatgcTGTTCTTTAAGGATGATTATTTTAGTTCAAGTTTTGTGTGTTGGTTCCTTAAACTTTCTAAAAAGAACAACCACTCACAGGTAAAGATCCTAAAGGAAAATTTTTTAAGCACAGACAGCAGTTTTATGAACTCAAATTCTTCTTCAAAAAAAGTAGTGCTAGGTTCCTGCTAGAATATTTTTTGGGGTTTCCAAGCCAAATAATAGATTTAGATTGACAATTTCTGAATAAGAACAAATGACCCCACTAAGCCCCTCTGAAGTACACTTGATAGCCAAAATAGTTTGCAGAGAAACTAGAATCACCTTAACATTCTATGTAGAAAATTCCAAATTAGTAACTAGACACCAAAGTGATGAGTTAGATTAAAGCCTCAAATTTGTCACAACAACAAACTAAAAAGTCACGTTTTCTACAGCAGGATTTTGCATAATTACAGTTCCTTACAGGAATGgaatttggggtgggggtggtgtgtaTGccggtgggtgggtggatggtgggttttttttttttaacaacccTTCAGTTGTACAATAGCAACTACAGAAATTTGATCTGATTGCTATTGATGTGTGACCTCTAAAATAAGAGATTGCACATGACGGCTGATgattaaatgtatgtatttttaatggatttttttttttccaaagtattaaCCTACCACATCTGAGATCTATTTGTACTTCTTTGAGGTAGAAGAAACTGCATACATCAGAAAGTTTAGCAAGTTACTTTGTTACTAGAAGTTGACGAGAAGGAGGCTAGAAAGTCTCTGCCAGGAGAGTGGTGGCATGTTACAAAGTAATGGAATTAAGAGTAAACATTTAGCATTAGCACATTTaagtaccttttaaaatttcaggTTAAGTGTTTTGAACCTTTTAGGATAAACCTGCAATATAACGAGAACAAATATTTCCTAAATATTGGGCTTGTGGCATCAAGGCAACATTTGAGTTATTCATCTGTCCTACTATTGTAGCAGTGCtctgtttcagaaaattaataaaactaagTCACTTGCTGTGTTGCtcagaaaatggaaattcagCATTGCCAAATCTTCC comes from Aptenodytes patagonicus chromosome 11, bAptPat1.pri.cur, whole genome shotgun sequence and encodes:
- the LOC143165414 gene encoding LOW QUALITY PROTEIN: E3 ubiquitin-protein ligase RNF182-like (The sequence of the model RefSeq protein was modified relative to this genomic sequence to represent the inferred CDS: inserted 2 bases in 1 codon; deleted 1 base in 1 codon), with the protein product MLYYLGPCISQLLILKDKTAWTSDCKEVVLTPKNLASSSSSHGSSNCLVITIMEVXRDSPRTSSQGTASDYYADRGTESVSPSSRSQLDQDLFSKLCKHVPRILVWLLGFRYFSFLPLGIYLLVIKKVTLGVVCVSFVPSSLTVCLVYIFCQCLCHGICDCSSQS